Proteins from a single region of Patescibacteria group bacterium:
- a CDS encoding type II secretion system F family protein, whose translation GELDNILTELADFYEGEVNKIMDNLPSIIEPLIILVLGCAVGGMAVAIIMPMYSLGSAI comes from the coding sequence CCGGGGAATTGGACAATATTTTAACTGAACTGGCGGATTTTTATGAGGGAGAGGTTAATAAAATAATGGACAACCTTCCTTCTATTATAGAGCCTTTGATCATTTTAGTTTTGGGTTGCGCGGTTGGAGGAATGGCCGTGGCGATTATTATGCCCATGTATTCTTTGGGTTCGGCCATTTAG
- a CDS encoding GspH/FimT family protein, protein MNQCIFEKRRGFSLFEVLAILSIIILLSTISIPYLRKYQPNLKLNAAARGLTADLRYAQQMTVTEQVVYLVDFDLDSDSYQILKTGAATSTVKAVEFDNDVSFQQIIDLPDNQAIFNFYGGVSEAGQIILVNTNGRTATINVKPSGYVQLEE, encoded by the coding sequence ATGAATCAATGTATTTTTGAAAAAAGGCGGGGTTTTTCTTTGTTTGAAGTTTTGGCGATTTTAAGCATTATTATTCTTCTCTCGACCATCTCCATCCCTTATTTGAGGAAATACCAGCCCAATTTAAAACTTAACGCCGCGGCCCGTGGTTTAACCGCTGATTTGCGTTACGCCCAGCAGATGACTGTTACCGAGCAAGTTGTTTATTTAGTTGATTTTGATTTGGATAGCGACAGCTACCAGATTTTAAAAACTGGCGCGGCTACTTCTACCGTTAAGGCGGTTGAATTTGATAATGATGTAAGCTTTCAGCAAATTATTGATTTGCCGGATAACCAGGCAATTTTTAACTTTTACGGCGGCGTGAGCGAAGCCGGCCAGATTATTTTAGTCAATACTAACGGCAGAACCGCCACGATCAATGTTAAGCCGTCAGGATATGTGCAATTGGAGGAATAA
- a CDS encoding prepilin-type N-terminal cleavage/methylation domain-containing protein, translating into MSFKKLLKQQKGLSLIEIMVAFSILVVAFIGLVQAFPFGLSINKEAENNTVASYLAQEKIEELTSLGYSGITAGTIEAKHRLSADPENYLYNYQRETIVSYVDGSLSEVEQDLGMKKISVAIYYINAIFKTEKSYNIATLISKK; encoded by the coding sequence ATGAGTTTTAAAAAATTATTAAAACAACAAAAAGGCCTTTCTTTAATTGAAATTATGGTGGCTTTCAGTATTTTGGTTGTGGCCTTTATCGGTTTAGTCCAGGCGTTTCCTTTTGGTTTGTCCATAAACAAAGAGGCGGAAAATAATACTGTGGCCTCGTATTTGGCCCAGGAAAAAATTGAGGAGTTAACTTCTCTTGGCTATAGCGGCATAACTGCCGGGACGATTGAAGCTAAGCACCGGTTATCCGCGGATCCGGAAAATTATTTATATAATTACCAGAGAGAGACGATTGTGAGCTATGTTGACGGCAGTTTGAGCGAAGTTGAGCAGGATTTGGGGATGAAAAAAATTTCCGTTGCCATTTATTATATAAACGCTATATTTAAAACAGAAAAAAGTTATAATATTGCCACTCTCATAAGTAAAAAATAA